The region CACCGCCAGCACCGTCAGCGAGATGGCGATGCCGGGCAGCATTACCCGCTCGGGGAACTCCTGCATCCGGTCCACTGCGTCGGCCAGTTGCTTGCCCCATGTCGGGAAGTCCGAGGGGAAGCCGACGCCCAGAAAGCTCAGCGCGCTTTCGGTGATGATCGCCGTGGCCAGACCTAGCGTGGCCGAAACCATGATGGGCGAGATCACGTTGGGCAACAGGTGCCGGCGGATAATCTTGCCCGGCGTGGTCCCGATGGAGCGGGCGGCGAGGATGAACTCGCGCTCTTTCAGGGCGAGGATGTCGCCGCGCACGATCCGCGCCGTTTGCATCCATGAGGTCAGGCTGATGACCGAAACGATGAGGATGAACATGCCGCCCTCGGGGCCGAACTGAGACCGCAGCGGTTGCCCAAAGAGCGTCACGGCCAAGAGCACCAATGGCAGAATTGGCAGGCTGAGGATCAGGTCAGTGAAGCGCATCAACCAGAAGTCCATGCGCTTGAAGAAGCCCGAAAGCACGCCGATTGCGGTACCAATAACCAATGCCAGCGCCATGGCCATCCAGCCCACCGCCATCGACACGCGCCCGCCAAAGAGCATCTGCGCAAGGATGTCGCGGCCCAGTTGGTCGGTGCCGAGCGGGTGGATCCAACCCGCCTTGGCGTCCCCGTCCCAGAGGAGCGTATAGATCGGCCGCCAGTCCTTGTTGCGAATGTCCAGCTTCTTGGCGTCAATGTCCCAGATATAGGGGCCAAAGATCACCGCAAGCGTGATGAAGATCAGGAAGGAGCCGCCAAAGAGCGCACCCTTGTGCTTGCGGAACTGGTCCCAGACATCGCGCCATTGGCTGCGCGGCGGCTTTTGCGGGCCCTTGTCTTGCAGGGCTTTCATGAACTCCAGATCGGCTTCGATTGGGCTGGCGGGAATGGGTTGCTCAGTCATAACGGATCCTCGGGTCAAGCAGGCCGTACAGGATATCTGCGATCAGGTTGAACAGGACGATCAACACCGCAAAGATGAAGGTAAGGGTCATGACCATCGGCAGGTCATTGGCGCGCAGCGCGGTCAGCAGTAGCTGACCAATGCCGTTCACTTTAAAGACGTTTTCGGTAATGATCGCGCCACCGAAAATGGCGGGCATGCCGAGCGCGATGACGGTGACCACAGGGATCATCGAGTTGCGCAGCACGTGGACCATGACCACAACGCTTTCTTTCAAACCCTTGGCGCGGGCGGTTCGCACATAGTCTTGGTTGAGGTTGTCCAGCATCGCCCCGCGCATGTAGCGGCTGATCTGCGCCGTGGTCTGCAGCGCCAGCACCATGACGGGCA is a window of Sulfitobacter sp. W027 DNA encoding:
- a CDS encoding ABC transporter permease, with the protein product MTEQPIPASPIEADLEFMKALQDKGPQKPPRSQWRDVWDQFRKHKGALFGGSFLIFITLAVIFGPYIWDIDAKKLDIRNKDWRPIYTLLWDGDAKAGWIHPLGTDQLGRDILAQMLFGGRVSMAVGWMAMALALVIGTAIGVLSGFFKRMDFWLMRFTDLILSLPILPLVLLAVTLFGQPLRSQFGPEGGMFILIVSVISLTSWMQTARIVRGDILALKEREFILAARSIGTTPGKIIRRHLLPNVISPIMVSATLGLATAIITESALSFLGVGFPSDFPTWGKQLADAVDRMQEFPERVMLPGIAISLTVLAVNYLGDGLRDALDPRIRGR